The Populus nigra chromosome 4, ddPopNigr1.1, whole genome shotgun sequence genome contains the following window.
GTAGCTTTTTTCTGAAGCTATACCACTACCAAGacataaaagtttttttcttttcttttaagggaACTGTGGAGTGACCTGGAATAGTAGGACAGAGAAAGTAGCACGTCCATGGCGTGATGTGCTCTCACCTCGCTCCTGCAACACCTGCAAATTAAGACCACTATCTATCAATTCTCTTGTCCATCAAAATAAGTAATTGCAGATTTGACAGACAGGTTCATAGAAGAAATGAGCCTTGATCAGAAGCTCATTTTCAGTGGGGGAAGTATGGCACGATCATGAGCGTGCAATCATAATATTGACAGATTACATCCAAAACTGACTTTAATGAGTTACAAAGATTCTAGATATGCGATCAAAATGTTGATATTTCAGATCAAAATTACAAATGGTGTTAGTTTAACTTTACCATTTTGCAGGGTGTGGACAGTAGATAATGTAAAAGGTTCAAATATTTTGGTCTAGGAAGCTTGTGTTTGATCCAGAAAATTATCTTTCCTGAACTGAAGGACTCTTGGTTAGAGAAAGCTGCAATGCttaaatttaaagcaaaatcTGCACTATTACGCTACCTGTAGAACAACAGCAGTAGAAGATAGTGCCAGGCCATTTCCAATGACAATTGCAGCAGGACCAGGCAGCCTGGAAACAAAATGTGTGACCAAGCCAATAACCACTGCTGTCACCAAGACCTGCATCATCCACATTAAAATGTAAGTTAATCGACATATGAATAGAAAGCACAGAGCATAGATGGATTGAGCAATGAAAAATGTGGGAGAAAAAATCCCAAGTACCTGAGCAGAGCCTaatccaaaaacatattttttcatgGAACTAAGCCTTTCAACAGAGAGCTGTAAGAGACAGAAGACTGCTTTAGCATCAATAGTTTAAATTTGAATGAATGTTAAATTCCAGCCACATAGTCTAGATGTAAAGACTCCAACCTCAAGGCCAATATTGAATAGCAAGAAAACAACTCCAAATTCAGCAATCGCCTTTGTACCAAGCACATGACGGATGATGGAGAGACCATAAGGACCAATCAAGATGCCAGCAGCCAAGTATCCAAGAACAGGACTGCCTGGAATTGCAGATCAAAGACAATTTGTGAAACATGATCACACAAATTTCCAATTTCATTTTGGAAAACAACTTGCTGGCATAAATATAGATAATGATCAAGTAGAGAACTGGCAAACAACAGCAAATCAATAAACTACTATGGACTAATATCAAGAAAGCATAATTGATATATAAATGGCAGGAAAAAAATGCTTGGCAGAAGGACtaagctaatattaaaaaaatagaagttctTGAAATTTCACATTGAAACGTTCAATGCATGTATAAAGGTACAAACTTATTTTTACACTACAAAATACAGTGAGTTCACCTCCtggaattttctgaaataaaggCACAAAAATAACACTAGCAAGCAGCAACCACAAAACATCAAAGAGAGATGCTTCCTCCTCATTCATCTGTCAAAACAGAACAAGCAACCAGATTAGAAAGTACTACATACATGTTGACTTGAGACCCAAAGCAGAAGTGAAGGATAGTGTGAACTTATGCCTCTTGATGAGGAAGCATTGCAATTAGTTTTTTGACTCTCTTTGGGAGTTTCTGAATATGTTGAATCAGAGGCTTTGCATTTGATGAAACTTCTTCAATGCTTGTGGTGACCACTTCTGGTTTTTGAAGCATCTGGGTACTCTTCTCCACTCGATTAGAGTAGAAGGCAAATCTGTGCACAGTTTCAGTACACTGTGATAAAAACAATGCAACTTCTATGCTAGATGTAAGAGTCTAGTAACAGAAGCAGATAGTGAGACATGAACCTATTGAAATAGCCTTCAGAGTGCTCTAGGTCATCACAACCAAGATGTAGTTTATTTCTCTATTGAATGCctcaataaaaaacatcatgaaaAAAGATACCAAGAAAGGCTTTGGCAAGGAATTGTATTTTCATGACATTTCGTGAAGATACCAAGAAAGGCCTTGATAAGGATTGTATTTTCATGACATTTCGTGATTACCCTGCTGATGCATTATTAcaatctcattttatttataacctgaaaatattttttttagcatctTACATCCACTGGGACAGGTGACATGTCTCTTAAAGGAGGACTGTTGACAGTgatggaaataaaattaaagagcaACAGTAAAACATACCCTGCTCCAAACAACAATAGGCCAAGAAGAAATTTGGGCAGTTGCTTCCTTGCAGACTCCATTAGGCCCTGAAAAACTGATGCTGCTGTCAACTCCGTCTCATCTCCACTGAAAGAGAAGAAGGATGCAGAAAAGAAACGAGAGGATTTCTTCAACAACGCCTTGGGAGCACTGGGAGGTGAAGATGAACTCTCCCTGGTCAGGTCCTTCTGTAATTCCTGCTTTTTTGTGTGAATGCCACCTTTTGACTTTTCAGCTTCTGCTTCAGTATCTTTAATAGAGTCCAAACTCGATTTTCCATTCTCGTGGTCACTAGAATAATCAGAAAGATATAACTCTTCAGAACTCTGGCTGGTTTTATCAGATAGTCTATCTATTGAAGGCTCGCCAACTAAAACATCACCATTTACAGTCATATCTGTTTCTTTCTCAACATCAGAAGGACTGCCTCCGCGCATCTTCTCCTCCTCGACTACTGCCTCATCACCAGACACATACCCCCGAGCTGTTTGCTGGATATCAACATGAGAACTAGAGAGAGATTTCTCTGCCTTTTGTAATGCAATTTCTGCATCACTCACTCGTTGGGTAGCCTCAAGTTCAAAGGCAACAGCTTGCTCTGCTAGAAGCATAATGTTTGCAACATCCTCCTCTGCTTTCAAAGCATTCATTTGTGCTTTCTCTGCTTTCTCATTCAACACGTCTAACTCCTTCTGTAATTCTTCCTTTATACTTTGCAAGCGCCTCAGCTCTGCTTCACAATTTGCCAAATTTGCCTGGCATTCCCTAATATCATTCTGAGCAGCCAAAATAGTCTCATAATCTTCCTTATCATCATTTTCCACATCACTCTCTCCAGAACCCTCCAATGAATCAACCCCTTCTTTCGTAGATTTTATCGACTCCACTGCCACCTTAAGCCTTGCCTCAGCCAAAGAAAGCGCCATAGTTGCCTTTTGAAAAGCTTCTTTAGCAACACCCTCCTTGTTCACAATGTCCTGAATCATATCAAGTGTTGAGTTAACATCATTCCAAGCACTCGATGCCTCATCTTGCAAAGCTATTGCAGTTTCTGATATACTCTGTGCCTTTTCCTCAAACATGGTACTATTAAGCCGTGCAACCTCCAATTCCCTCATTGCTTTCTGTAACAATTCCCTCAATTCATCCAAACTAAGTGCCTCTGCCGCCATTTCAGTCTCCATTACCTTTTCTCCTCTTCCACCCTCTTCTCCCAAGCCACCATTAGATCCTGCTCTCAAGTTCTTATCATTACCCTCACCAATTTCTACATTTCTACCATTCCCATCAATAAATGTTAACGAATCATTACCTTGACACTGCAACTTAACACTTCTCAATCCATCAAACCCAACAATAAAATTGCAAAACAACGGATTACTTGCATACCCACCAACACGCAAATGACTACGCATTCCACTTCCACTACCATATAAAACACTTTTCTTTAATGTCTTTGAAGGTCTTTCTCTCGAAACAATCTTCAAATCAACAGCATTATACGCATAACTTTTATATCTAAATCTCGAATATAACCTATTAGATACCCTACAACTAGTACCTTGTCTGCTATAAAATGCATTCGTCTGCTGAATATAGCACGCAAACTCCATGCCCTATAGTAAAACAAATAATCAGACTCTCTTAAGCATTTAATCAAACACGTAGAAgtcaatcattaaaaaaaatacaagaaaaaaaagaaaaaacactcgAAGCAAAACCCCTTTGCGTGTATAACTAAAAATGAAGAGAGAGTGAAACTAACCGATCAATAGGAGTCAAAGATGAGAGAAAATCAATGGTGGAGTTTGTTACAGTAGAAAAGGACACAACAACACTGACTAATCAAAAAATTCAACAACACTGACTAATCAAAAAGGCAGAAAGGAGGGAGAGAGAGCTTGAAAGGACATGCCGAAAAATAGTAATATAGTACAGCTCAAATACTACTGTGGTCTTAgaactttccttttcttttcttcgttTGGAAagtgagaaaataaaagggaaaattaTTGGTTGGGAAAGGAAATTCAGTTATTggtggattttttatttatttgcaacaCCCATAGAATACAGTTTAATATTGTAACGACCTTATATTATTACGCAGGTGGATTTTGATATTCTCATATATGCTTAAGGATATTCTAATATTTCAGTAAACTATAATTTAGTCCCTTATTGTTTAACAATTATTATAATCAAGTCCTCTTTTTTCTAAAATCAGTAGTTAATCCTTAATTTATGGTTTCttgctaatttatttattaaaaacaaaaaaaaatgttggtttctttctaaaaaccaaaaaaatatgttttttccaatttaaatttcttaatgtattttctaataatagGCAATTGACAGTTAATTTGAAAagatattgattgtttttatagttttaaaatattttatattaaaatcattaaatgcataaaaaatattattaatttttttttctttttaattcaaactcattttaaaaattattttcaaataaccaaatataatcttagagaaattttattttactagagtttatagaataacaaaaacatttaagagtTTTATTGGAAATGTGAGTCAAcctgtattttataaaaaaattaaaaaatttattaaaaaatattttttatatattttgaatagttttgacatattaattttaaaataatttttaaaaaataaaaaaaatattttaatataaaaaacactttacaaaATACCCTCCACCGCATTATCTAAAAACCATTAATAAGACAGATATAGCCAGGAATTTAGGTACtaatttatatagatttttcaAACAGAGAGTGAGATACACGCTGAAATCTTATTGGCCTAAGTATGTCCCCGGTGGGGGAAATATGTGATGATAGTAAAACTCATGAAATGTCAgaagtttgatttgattgaaatttCCAATGGAACCCCCTAGTTTGCGGAAAGAGAAAGCAtcgacccccccccccccccttcccCCGGATAAATCAAGAGTTACTTTTCGGGGGCTAGATCTGTCCACCGGAAACCCTAGTGGAAATCCAGAAACTGCATGTTTCAGCGACATTAAATTTGGGAGCATTGATTAATGGTGGCTTCCTCCAGGTGAAGTAACAAAAGTTGCAATTTCTCAAGTCGTTGGCTTGAAATATTGATCCTGTTCGAAGAAGCGAAGACACAGCGCGTTCAGTTCTTCTCGGGCCCTGCTTTTTCGAACCTTCAGGTGGTACCTTCACAGAACAAACAAAAGCAGGAGGGAATGGCGAAGACCGACGGACAATCCAAGAACAGGACTTTAAGGCAGGAAACTCAGAAATTAGGCATTCGTAAGCGTGGTCCACACTACTAGTACTTGACTTGAATTCAAGCACCTCTAGATTCTTAGGGTTTTATCCCTCCATGCATTAAGTCAAAAGGTTTCTTGAATGCCATGCGCGAACAATTTGTTCATTCTGATAAGAAATTAGCTTAACACCTTAATGAAAAAAGGCTTTCAGATATGTCATTTTACTATTCTAAAAATGTGGGGCTCAATTAAAATCCTTGAAGGTTCTGGGTTATTATTAGTTCATTTCATTTTGAActctttttctataaaatataatccgttttaaaaaaattataatacacgtaaagaaaaatagttataaattattaaccatGTGTGTTCAATAAGTTAAAGATTTTGAGTGAAAAATGACACTTGGATGTCCAATGAGCGAGTGAAGCAAAGATGATTCATGGCAAAAACAAGCTTATCGTGGGCAAATGGCGAAAAGACAATCATAAGGTCAATGATGAAACAAATAAGCGAATGGCAATAATATGGATATGGGCAGTTATTTGCCCAGTTAGTTGCATAtctaaattttaagaaaaatttaagttttttgttgGAATCTATAAATAGTCCTTGTCGATATTCAGACATTCAACAATCAATGAAAGCATTAAGCATGTTTCTTTACTTTGTTgagtaattttattactttaattGTGTAACTTTCCTTGGTTAGTGTTTGTGAATCCTATCTTTTCTTCTAACTTGTGATTAGAACGAACAGAACACAGTCGTTTGGTATGGATTATTGTTTGACGCTCAACAGTGAGAAAGATTACCTCCCTCATTTATGTTTTCTAGATGATCTTATTGCTTTTACAGAAGCATCTACTCAAGTAATTCAGGCTCTTAAGGGCATTCTGGATCAATTTATCACTTGTCTGGCTGAGATGCAACTTTATGATGACTGAATTGTTTTGTGGAAGTGTTTCATCTGATATTGCAGAAGAAATGCAGAAGGCTTCTGGGTTTAAACTTGGTAAGCTTCCAGTTAGATACCTTGGGGTGCCTCTGATAACTAGcaagttgaattattttgattgtaagCCACTCATAGGCAGAATCACAACTGGGATGCAAAGACTATTTCTTTTGCCGGTAGATTACAACCAATCTTCTCTGTAATTTTCAGCATATGTAATTACTAGTGGTCGATTTTTAGGCTTCTTATCAATATTATCAAGGAGATTGAAAAGAAGTGTAATGCTTTTCTTTGCATTAAGAGGATAGCAATGCCACTGGTGCAAAGGTAGCTTGGAATCAGGTTGCTTTACCAAAACAAGACGATGGGTTGGGTTTAAAGAAGCTCGAGGAATGGAACACAACAACTTGTATTGCTAGAAATATTTGGTGTCTTTTGTTGAAGTCTGGATCCTTATTGGTAGCTTGGTGTTATGCTTTTCTGTTGAGAGGTAGAAGTGTGTGGAGTATTGATATACATGCTGACAGTACCTGGAATTGGAGGAAAATTTTGAAGATTTGACTTGTGGTTTGGGATCACTTGGAACATTTGTTGGCAATGGGAAGAAGACCTATCTTTGGTAGGATAATCGGCACCCACATGGGCCTCGCTCCTGGAGGTAATTTTACTTGCAAAAGTTCGTAAGAATAAGAGTAAAGAACTGCAGAATTGAGAGGTTTGAGCTGGCTGGTGTCCTCTGCATATTCCTAGACAAAGTTTCATCGCTTGGCTAGCCATCCTAAATGGACTTTCTGCTAAGGTTCAACCAGTGAGTATGGGGAGAAATATCGATCCTCTATGTGTTCTATGCAGTCAAGAGATAGGGATCATCTGTTTTTTACTTAGCTCGTTTGCTAAAGATATTTGGAGTTCCATTTTGCGGTTTTATTGAATTCAAGGAGCTGTACGAGACTGGCAATGTGTTTGTTTATGCTAAGAGAAATTTGAGGAAGAAGTGTTTTTCTTCAGGTATCCTCAGACTTCGTTGGTGTGGGGTCATTATTCTGTTTGGAAGGAGGGGAATGCCAGGATGTTTAATGAAGAAAGCTCCCAAGCCACTGCCGTAGTTGCTCATATTGTTCAATTGATTTAGTTGAGATTGTGCAATGCTAAATTCGCTGATCTTTGTAGCAGGTggaattttcaaatttctttataATCTGGTCATTGTTTGTTTTATGGATTGGTCTTCAATACAGGATTGTCTATTGTATTGGTTTCTGGGATTTGTAGCAGATTTTAATCCCCTGCTCGGTTGCTtcttgatgaaataaataagaaaagaatttgaATCTTTTAGTTTGGCTCTTTAATCAAGAAACTTGTATACAACAATTAGGCCAAAACTCGACCTAATTTTGTTCTTCTTCAATGTTCAAAAAGTTTAAAATCTTCAAGGTTGCTGGAATATAAGTTTGCATGGTAGAGAGTTCAAACTCTGGCATCCACAGAAAATGCAG
Protein-coding sequences here:
- the LOC133692104 gene encoding K(+) efflux antiporter 2, chloroplastic-like, which translates into the protein MEFACYIQQTNAFYSRQGTSCRVSNRLYSRFRYKSYAYNAVDLKIVSRERPSKTLKKSVLYGSGSGMRSHLRVGGYASNPLFCNFIVGFDGLRSVKLQCQGNDSLTFIDGNGRNVEIGEGNDKNLRAGSNGGLGEEGGRGEKVMETEMAAEALSLDELRELLQKAMRELEVARLNSTMFEEKAQSISETAIALQDEASSAWNDVNSTLDMIQDIVNKEGVAKEAFQKATMALSLAEARLKVAVESIKSTKEGVDSLEGSGESDVENDDKEDYETILAAQNDIRECQANLANCEAELRRLQSIKEELQKELDVLNEKAEKAQMNALKAEEDVANIMLLAEQAVAFELEATQRVSDAEIALQKAEKSLSSSHVDIQQTARGYVSGDEAVVEEEKMRGGSPSDVEKETDMTVNGDVLVGEPSIDRLSDKTSQSSEELYLSDYSSDHENGKSSLDSIKDTEAEAEKSKGGIHTKKQELQKDLTRESSSSPPSAPKALLKKSSRFFSASFFSFSGDETELTAASVFQGLMESARKQLPKFLLGLLLFGAGFAFYSNRVEKSTQMLQKPEVVTTSIEEVSSNAKPLIQHIQKLPKRVKKLIAMLPHQEMNEEEASLFDVLWLLLASVIFVPLFQKIPGGSPVLGYLAAGILIGPYGLSIIRHVLGTKAIAEFGVVFLLFNIGLELSVERLSSMKKYVFGLGSAQVLVTAVVIGLVTHFVSRLPGPAAIVIGNGLALSSTAVVLQVLQERGESTSRHGRATFSVLLFQDLAVVVLLILIPLISPNSSKGGVGFQAIAEALGLAAVKAAVAITAIIAGGRLLLRPIYKQIAENQNAEIFSANTLLVILGTSLLTARAGLSMALGAFLAGLLLAETEFSLQVESDIAPYRGLLLGLFFMTVGMSIDPKLLVSNFPAIMGSLGLLIGGKTVLVALVGRFFGISIISAIRIGLLLAPGGEFAFVAFGEAVNQGIMSPQLSSLLFLVVGISMALTPWLAAGGQLIASRFEQHDVRSLLPVESETDDLQDHIIICGFGRVGQIIAQLLSERLIPFVALDVSSDRVAAGRALDLPVYFGDAGSREVLHKVGAERACAAAITLDTPGANYRTVWALSKYFPNVKTFVRAHDVDHGLNLEKAGATAVVPETLEPSLQLAAAVLAQAKLPMSEIAATINAFRSRHLSELTELCETSGSSLGYGFSRVMTKPKSQSLDSSDENQFSEGTLAI